From one Rhopalosiphum padi isolate XX-2018 chromosome 2, ASM2088224v1, whole genome shotgun sequence genomic stretch:
- the LOC132921085 gene encoding uncharacterized protein LOC132921085, which translates to MAKVLDIFNIKKQKLIVTNFSSTTTQESQNEQLDIGIEIDITAQKSIENIVISDLGTLITGPVRPILTETRNMFNTLESLYIHFSHPSKNQNLIEIQTNLGIKNSSMIRLSDTRWNCRYRNIEYVKASYKAIIQALEEEIENEDDRRVNEAIGILTNLKSGRFIVYLFILHKVLININIVANKFQEKTATLGQSKNIIQGVMMTFKNLRTTEYFSQLWCEIETFAKDNDISIQTPSKGCKRKRQEPTIFKHFYVTATTSAEHSIDKTNETVESYFKKNAFFPVFDAILINLEKRYLSL; encoded by the exons atggccAAAGTgttagacatttttaatatcaaaaaacagaaattaattGTTACTAATTTCTCATCAACGACAACACAAGAATCTCAAAATGAACAATTAGATATTGGTATAGAAATTGATATAACTGCAcaaaaaagtattgaaaatattgtgaTTTCTGACTTAGGAACTTTAATAACAGGCCCTGTGCGACCAATTTTAAca gAAACGAGGAATATGTTCAACACTTTAGAATccctatacatacatttttcacatccgtcaaaaaatcaaaatttaattgagATTCAAACCAATCTAGGGATAAAAAATAGTTCAATGATTAGACTCAGTGATACTAGATGGAACTGCCGCTATCGTAATATAGAGTATGTTAAAGCAAGTTATAAAGCAATTATTCAAGCTTTAGAAGAAGAAATTGAAAATGAAGATGATAGAAGAGTAAATGAAgcaattg gaatattaacaaatttaaaaagtggacgatttatagtttatttatttatcttacataaagtattaattaatattaatattgttgccaacaaatttcaagaaaaaacTGCAACCTTAGggcaatctaaaaatattattcaaggtGTGATGatgacttttaaaaatttaagaacaacagaatatttttctcaACTTTGGTGTGAAATAGAAACCTTTGCTAAAGACAATGACATATCAATACAAACACCGTCTAAAG GATGTAAAAGAAAAAGACAAGAGCcgacaatttttaaacatttttatgtcaCTGCAACCACAAGTGCTGAACATAGTATCGACAAAACTAATGAAACTGttgaaagttattttaaaaaaaatgcgttCTTTCCTGTATTTGATGCTATCTTGATAAATCTAGAAAAAAGGTATCTATCATTATAA
- the LOC132923474 gene encoding osmotic avoidance abnormal protein 3 isoform X2 has product MTSENVKVIARCRPMNARERALNSKNVVFIDSEKCTCSIVNPTDGSAPPKTFTFDGVYGPDSNTEQIYNDIAYPFVEGILEGYNCTVFAYGQTGCGKSFSMQGVDSPPNQRGIIPRAFEHVFEAISVTDDVKFLVLASYIEIYNEEVRDLLSTDTKRRLELKENPERGVYVHELSHHAVHDVIECQKLMEQGWRNRATGATMMNADSSRSHSIFTISVEMMSTSQDVDEIKSIKRGKLSLVDLAGSERQAKTGASGDRLREATKINLSLSALGNVISALVDGKAKHIPYRDSKLTRLLQDSLGGNTKTLMVACLSPADNNYDETLSTLRYANRAKNIYNEPHVNEDPKDTMLRQYQEQIKKLKELLEASTAQLPSSNGQNDISEKEKLRLEYQDEMIKLREKYQEEYNSKCQMQADLKTLKEKYDKNLAKISNQNENSCRTSSPQQIVEKALKSNRVELNSSQQEILKRLKKLQESMVGGERVNDKELQERRLRKKKAAERRLNALARALATVETEDGPNLVLGVYDDIQEELRAKNEALKKYRQKLKASDREVADIQSEFENERTDYLETIRKQERQIKLQSQILEKIVPTLSKECNYSNLERLKEDAEWEDDTQSWILPELTRIKLPPASGASSSGCRQSINSLTAPARLENSENSLAMYTFHPLQKYQKSTEDDFAGNYFKPKRATELLIQSHGESGRPFHKWKGHRRISPENIVKKPTKLESLLPVIGDRKLQKNTLDRI; this is encoded by the exons ATGACTTCGGAAAATGTAAAAGTCATTGCGAGGTGTCGGCCGATGAACGCGAGGGAACGGGCATTAAACAGTAAG AACGTGGTATTTATAGACTCGGAAAAATGCACTTGTTCGATAGTCAATCCCACGGACGGTTCGGCGCCGCCGAAAACGTTTACGTTCGACGGCGTGTACGGGCCCGATTCAAACACGGAGCAGATATATAACGACATCGCTTATCCATTTGTGGAA GGCATATTAGAGGGTTACAACTGCACGGTGTTTGCGTACGGGCAGACTGGATGTGGTAAGAGTTTCTCGATGCAGGGTGTAGACTCACCGCCGAATCAACGCGGTATCATACCCAGAGCCTTCGAACACGTCTTCGAGGCAATATCTGTCACGGACGACGTTAAGTTCTTGGTACTCGCCTCGTATATTGAGATCTATAACGAGGAAGTGAGAGACCTGTTGAGTACGGACACCAAACGGAGACTTGAATTGAAGGAGAATCCGGAAAGGGGAGTCTACGTACACG AGTTGTCACATCATGCCGTGCATGACGTGATCGAATGTCAAAAGCTCATGGAACAGGGTTGGAGGAATAGAGCTACCGGGGCCACTATGATGAACGCTGACTCTTCCAGGAGCCATTCGATTTTCACCATATCCGTAGAAATGATGTCAACGTCGCAAGACGTAGATGAAATTAAGTCGATAAAACGAGGTAAGCTGAGTCTGGTGGACTTGGCGGGCAGCGAACGTCAGGCGAAAACCGGAGCCTCGGGAGATAGGCTTAGAGAAGCCACGAAAATTAATCTCTCTTTGTCGGCCTTGGGAAACGTGATATCAGCCCTGGTTGACGGAAAAGCAAAACACATACCGTACAGAGATTCAAAACTCACCCGATTGctacaa GATTCTCTTGGTGGAAATACGAAAACGCTGATGGTCGCTTGTCTTTCGCCTGCAGACAATAACTATGACGAGACATTGTCGACATTGAGGTACGCTAATCGCGCCAAGAACATATACAACGAACCACATGTAAACGAAGATCCCAAAGACACGATGCTGCGCCAGTATCAAGAACAAATAAAGAAACTAAAAGAACTGCTGGAAGCTTCCACTGCTCAGTTGCCTTCGAGCAACGGCCAGAACGATATTTCCGAAAAAGAAAAATTGCGACTGGAGTATCAAGATGAAATGATCAAACTAAGGGAAAAATACCAAGAAGAATACAATTCTAAGTGTCAGATGCAAGCAGATTTGAAAACGTTGAAAGAGAAGTATGACAAAAACTTGGCAAAGATCTCGAACCAA aATGAAAATAGTTGTAGGACTTCATCCCCGCAGCAGATAGTGGAAAAAGCGTTGAAGAGCAATCGAGTAGAATTAAACTCATCACAACAGGAAATATTGAAAAG GTTGAAGAAACTGCAAGAGAGTATGGTTGGCGGTGAGCGAGTCAACGACAAAGAGCTCCAGGAACGTCGATTGCGCAAGAAAAAAGCAGCCGAGAGACGGTTGAATGCGTTAGCGAGGGCGCTGGCCACCGTCGAGACCGAAGATGGACCGAACTTGGTGTTGGGCGTGTACGACGATATACAAGAAGAGCTGAGGGCCAAGAACGAGGCGTTAAAGAAGTATAGGCAAAAA CTGAAAGCGTCGGACAGAGAGGTGGCGGATATCCAAAGCGAATTTGAAAACGAGCGGACGGATTATTTAGAAACAATTAGAAAACAAGAGCGACAGATCAAACTGCAGAGTCAAATCTTAGAAAAAATCGTGCCAACGCTATCGAAAGAATGCAATTATAG CAACTTGGAGAGGTTGAAAGAAGACGCCGAATGGGAGGACGACACGCAGAGTTGGATACTGCCGGAGCTGACGAGGATAAAACTGCCTCCGGCTTCGG GTGCGTCGTCTTCGGGCTGCAGGCAGTCCATTAACTCGCTGACCGCTCCGGCTAGATTAGAAAACTCTGAAAATTCGTTGGCGATGTATACGTTCCATCCGCTACAG AAGTATCAGAAATCGACAGAAGACGATTTTGCCGGCAATTACTTTAAACCAAAACGAGCTACTGAGTTGCTGATACAGTCCCACGGAGAGTCTGGTCGACCGTTTCATAAATGGAAAG gaCACAGACGCATATCACcagaaaatatagttaaaaagcCGACGAAATTAGAATCTCTCCTTCCGGTTATTGGTGACCGAAAACTACAAAAGAACACCTTggacagaatttaa
- the LOC132923476 gene encoding zinc finger protein 436-like — protein sequence MSIYKKVDFYELCRLCMCVGGKKHHLFKSRESNERQLQFKLKKCIPLQIKESDSLPKGICENCIAKMDELYEFIDQCVNTESMLKSYCATLSVSDQAKCQGKVYVRESLENNSASTKKNNSSDLSSSVLTMQSLSNLVQSGSIQIVNDVNSKYQDFCKYDNMQQVITSTTNGVESMKYNYTIANNLNQSVQTDSSNEENDASENVQTIYSIPDNLSSDKEDSELNIHSINYVTPLPVEPEISLHYNRSDNDQDSDLDNSKPNDIKPYMNGFLPMDGALATCTACGKVLESEEEIVMHSQVCKAINNRNVHNIPTRSTRDTMPPRFPCDVCEKKFKRKEHLIQHRKLHTGERPYSCETCSKSFSRKEHLMRHMLSHTGQRLYGCDLCHKHFSRKDNLHKHRTTHGVTGPLVCEVCGKSFIVKHYYDMHMATHNEVEDSQLPYVCDICKKRFATSQFLVTHQFRHRTKGYTNSIKSESGSVIEEFKAEVDQQEKQNQLSNVPNTNTYQVS from the exons ATGAGCATTTACAAAAAGGTTGACTTTTACGAGTTGTGCCGGCTCTGCATGTGCGTAGGCGGCAAGAAACACCATCTGTTCAAGAGTCGGGAGAGCAACGAACGGCAGCTACAGTTCAAACTGAAAAAGTGTATTCCCCTCCAG atcaaaGAAAGTGACAGCTTACCAAAAGGAATATGTGAAAATTGTATAGCAAAAATGGATGAGTTGTATGAATTTATAGATCAATGTGTAAATACCGAATCAATGTTAAAAAGTTATTGTGCAACTTTAAGTGTTTCGGATCAAGCGAAATGCCAAGGAaaa gtTTATGTACGAGAATCTTTAGAAAATAATTCTGCAAGtactaagaaaaataatagCTCTGATCTTTCTTCATCTGTGCTTACAATGCAAAGTCTGTCTAACCTTGTTCAATCTGGATCAATACAAATAGTAAATGATGTAAACAGTAAATATCAAGATTTttgtaaatatgataatatgcag CAAGTTATAACTAGTACAACTAATGGAGTTGAATCTATGAAGTATAATTATACGATAGCCAATAATTTAAACCAGTCGGTTCAAACAGATTCATCAAATGAAGAAAATGATGCTAGTGAAAATGTACAAACTATTTATTCTATACCT gataATCTTAGTTCAGATAAAGAAGATTcagaattaaatattcattctaTAAATTATGTGACTCCATTACCTGTTGAACCAGAGATTAGTCTGCATTATAATAGATCTGA taACGATCAAGATTCAGATTTGGATAACAGTAAGCCTAATGATATCAAACCATATATGAATGGGTTTTTACCAATGGATGGAGCTCTTGCAACGTGCACTGCATGTGGTAAAGTATTAGAATCTGAGGAAGAAATAGTTATGCATAGTCAAGTATGCAAAGCTATAAACAATagaaatgttcataatataccGACAAGAAGTACAAGAGATACGATGCCTCCAAGATTTCCTTGTGATGTTTgtgagaaaaaatttaaaagaaaagagCATTTAATCCAACATAGGAAACTTCATACTG GGGAACGTCCATACAGCTGTGAGACATGCTCTAAATCATTTAGTCGTAAAGAACATCTTATGCGTCACATGTTGAGTCACACTGGTCAACGATTGTATGGGTGTGATTTGTGTCATAAACATTTTAGTCGTAAAGATAATCTTCACAAACATCGAACTACACATGGAGTGACTGGACCTCTTGTCTGTGAAGTTTGTg GTaaatcatttattgtaaaacacTATTATGATATGCATATGGCAACACATAATGAGGTCGAAGATAGTCAGTTACCATATGTGTGTGATATATGCAAGAAACGATTTGCTACAAGTCAATTTTTAGTTACTCATCAGTTCAGGCATCGGACTAAAGGTTATACCAATAGTATTAAATCAGAGTCTGGTTCTGTTATTGAAGAATTCAAAGCTGAA GTTGATCAACAAGAGAAGCAAAATCAACTATCTAATGTgccaaatacaaatacatatcaAGTATCTTAA
- the LOC132923477 gene encoding juvenile hormone epoxide hydrolase 1 gives MGKFKYLLAALVAFALVVYQKNAIDIIVEPETMPDDVCWGAKFDQTKDRSNAKEVRPFLINITNEVIADLKHRLTNTRPLVKPLRSVNFEYGFNSDHLAKIIDHWSNRYDWTARQAYLNTLPQFKTNIYGLDLHFIHAKPPAESSARAIPLLMLHGWPGSVVEFYKIIPMLTTPIAGRNFVFEVIAPSLPGYGFSDAAARPGMGPAQMGQMFVKLMSRLGHEKFYVQGGDWGAVITEAISKIFPNKVYGMHSNMCSTTTSLTLNDYVRLALGTYWPSLIVSSESEKSRTYPLSKMFFGFLEESGYMHLQMTKPDTAGVALNDSPVGLAAYILEKFSTWSNTDYKYLPDGGLSKFKMDELLDNVMIYWVTNSMTTSMRLYSEFASNKYRALPHTLAKVKVPAACAIFPNEMPIALALKTLLNRKFENLVRATEMKEGGHFAAFEQPRLLANDIWSTVYEMESIRINSF, from the exons ATgggaaaatttaaatacttgttgGCCGCTTTGGTCGCATTTGCACTGGtggtttatcaaaaaaatgctATCGACATTATCGTGGAGCCAGAAACAATGCCCGATGACGTTTGTTGGGGAGCCAAATTCGACCAGACGAAAGACCGTAGCAACGCCAAAGAAGTTCGACCGTTCCTTATAAACATCACGAACGAA GTTATCGCAGACTTGAAACACAGACTCACTAACACTAGACCGTTAGTAAAGCCGTTGCGTAGTGTGAATTTCGAGTACGGCTTCAACAGCGATCACTTGGCGAAGATCATTGATCATTGGTCGAATCGATACGATTGGACGGCCAGACAGGCGTACTTGAACACATTACCGCAGTTCAAGACCAACATTTACGGTCTGGACTTGCATTTCATACACGCGAAGCCACCTGCGGAGTCCTCGGCCAGGGCGATACCTCTACTTATGCTGCACGGGTGGCCCGGTTCCGTCgtcgaattttataaaattattcctaTGCTGACCACTCCAATTGCCGGTCGCAATTTCGTGTTCGAAGTTATAGCACCCTCGTTACCAGGTTATGGGTTTTCGGACGCAGCCGCCCGGCCCGGCATGGGTCCGGCGCAAATGGGCCAAATGTTCGTCAAGCTCATGTCCCGGTTAGGCCACGAAAAGTTCTACGTCCAGGGTGGCGATTGGGGAGCGGTCATAACTGAAGCAATTTCAAAGATTTTTCCTAACAA GGTCTACGGCATGCATTCGAACATGTGTTCGACTACTACATCGTTGACACTGAACGATTACGTTCGATTGGCATTGGGAACGTACTGGCCTTCGTTGATCGTTAGCTCCGAGAGTGAAAAATCCCGAACGTATCCACTGAGTAAGATGTTCTTTGGGTTCCTCGAAGAATCCGGATACATGCATTTGCAAATGACCAAACCCGACACAGCAg GTGTCGCTTTGAACGATTCGCCTGTCGGCTTAGCAGCTTACATCTTAGAAAAATTTTCCACTTGGTCAAACACGGATTACAAATATCTACCGGACGGCGGTTTATCCAAATTCAAGATGGACGAACTATTAGACAATGTCATGATTTACTGGGTGACTAATTCCATGACCACGTCGATGCGCCTGTACTCAGAGTTCGCCAGTAACAAATATCGTGCTCTTCCGCACACATT ggCCAAAGTTAAAGTTCCAGCAGCTTGTGCTATTTTCCCGAACGAAATGCCGATAGCGTTAGCACTGAAGACGCTTTTGAAtcgtaaatttgaaaatttagtcAGAGCTACGGAGATGAAGGAAGGTGGGCATTTCGCCGCGTTTGAACAACCCAGACTGTTGGCAAATGACATTTGGTCGACGGTTTACGAGATGGAAAGCATAAGaatcaattcattttaa
- the LOC132919085 gene encoding formin-like protein 2 — MFNKIYYCISKFCGLRNSSDEVNELQHYEDTVQKLQSTLLKQQLMIEKKNKLYENEKDKQTSRELQLQRFEETVNKLQSTVEKQQIIIETQKTFIERSYKTPNIKYEKLKNRIEILEREVTNNTTHIIAMNYSFTRQNLGTGAAVLMTSAPSCPLPPTPPITQVSTAYAPPPRSRPPPPPPPPPPPSPPPMTQVSTPYVRPPPTASPPASKAKVNTVQQYRIPITTEILKSVILKPPGERIFKTKVNKAEKVG, encoded by the exons atgtttaataaaatctacTATTGTATATCTAAGTTTTGTGGGTTAAGAAATTCATCTGATGAAGTAAAtgag ttgcaACATTATGAAGATACTGTGCAGAAATTACAATCAACATTACTAAAACAACAActtatgattgaaaaaaaaaata AACTgtatgaaaatgaaaaagatAAACAAACATCTAGAGAATTACaa ttgCAACGTTTTGAAGAGACTGTCAATAAGTTACAATCAACAGTagaaaaacaacaaattataattgaaactcAGAAGACCTTTATAGAAA GAAGCTACAAAACGCCCAATAtcaaatatgaaaaattgaaaaatagaatAGAGATCCTAGAAA gGGAGGTGACAAATAATACAACTCACATTATTGCAATGAACTATTCATTTACGAGACAGAACTTGGGCACTGGAGCCGCTGTTCTGATGACTTCGGCTCCATCATGTCCACTGCCCCCAACACCGCCAATAACTCAAGTATCGACAGCTTATGCACCACCGCCACGGTCAcggccaccgccaccgccaccgccaccgccaccgccatcGCCACCACCAATGACTCAAGTATCGACACCTTACGTACGACCGCCACCGACGGCTTCGCCACCTGCATCTAAGGCGAAAGTGAATACTGTTCAACAATATAGAATACCCATAAcaacagaaatattaaaatcagtTATATTAAAACCACCTGGCGAGAGGATATTCAAAACCAAAGTTAACAAAGCCGAAAAAGTCGGTTAA
- the LOC132923474 gene encoding osmotic avoidance abnormal protein 3 isoform X1 → MTSENVKVIARCRPMNARERALNSKNVVFIDSEKCTCSIVNPTDGSAPPKTFTFDGVYGPDSNTEQIYNDIAYPFVEGILEGYNCTVFAYGQTGCGKSFSMQGVDSPPNQRGIIPRAFEHVFEAISVTDDVKFLVLASYIEIYNEEVRDLLSTDTKRRLELKENPERGVYVHELSHHAVHDVIECQKLMEQGWRNRATGATMMNADSSRSHSIFTISVEMMSTSQDVDEIKSIKRGKLSLVDLAGSERQAKTGASGDRLREATKINLSLSALGNVISALVDGKAKHIPYRDSKLTRLLQDSLGGNTKTLMVACLSPADNNYDETLSTLRYANRAKNIYNEPHVNEDPKDTMLRQYQEQIKKLKELLEASTAQLPSSNGQNDISEKEKLRLEYQDEMIKLREKYQEEYNSKCQMQADLKTLKEKYDKNLAKISNQNENSCRTSSPQQIVEKALKSNRVELNSSQQEILKRLKKLQESMVGGERVNDKELQERRLRKKKAAERRLNALARALATVETEDGPNLVLGVYDDIQEELRAKNEALKKYRQKLKASDREVADIQSEFENERTDYLETIRKQERQIKLQSQILEKIVPTLSKECNYSNLERLKEDAEWEDDTQSWILPELTRIKLPPASGTLTQPANSSAAFSTFENGRRKMSLGIFNTLAGLSFDKSSSSDSSRRSSSPDVPIIYDQKYQKSTEDDFAGNYFKPKRATELLIQSHGESGRPFHKWKGHRRISPENIVKKPTKLESLLPVIGDRKLQKNTLDRI, encoded by the exons ATGACTTCGGAAAATGTAAAAGTCATTGCGAGGTGTCGGCCGATGAACGCGAGGGAACGGGCATTAAACAGTAAG AACGTGGTATTTATAGACTCGGAAAAATGCACTTGTTCGATAGTCAATCCCACGGACGGTTCGGCGCCGCCGAAAACGTTTACGTTCGACGGCGTGTACGGGCCCGATTCAAACACGGAGCAGATATATAACGACATCGCTTATCCATTTGTGGAA GGCATATTAGAGGGTTACAACTGCACGGTGTTTGCGTACGGGCAGACTGGATGTGGTAAGAGTTTCTCGATGCAGGGTGTAGACTCACCGCCGAATCAACGCGGTATCATACCCAGAGCCTTCGAACACGTCTTCGAGGCAATATCTGTCACGGACGACGTTAAGTTCTTGGTACTCGCCTCGTATATTGAGATCTATAACGAGGAAGTGAGAGACCTGTTGAGTACGGACACCAAACGGAGACTTGAATTGAAGGAGAATCCGGAAAGGGGAGTCTACGTACACG AGTTGTCACATCATGCCGTGCATGACGTGATCGAATGTCAAAAGCTCATGGAACAGGGTTGGAGGAATAGAGCTACCGGGGCCACTATGATGAACGCTGACTCTTCCAGGAGCCATTCGATTTTCACCATATCCGTAGAAATGATGTCAACGTCGCAAGACGTAGATGAAATTAAGTCGATAAAACGAGGTAAGCTGAGTCTGGTGGACTTGGCGGGCAGCGAACGTCAGGCGAAAACCGGAGCCTCGGGAGATAGGCTTAGAGAAGCCACGAAAATTAATCTCTCTTTGTCGGCCTTGGGAAACGTGATATCAGCCCTGGTTGACGGAAAAGCAAAACACATACCGTACAGAGATTCAAAACTCACCCGATTGctacaa GATTCTCTTGGTGGAAATACGAAAACGCTGATGGTCGCTTGTCTTTCGCCTGCAGACAATAACTATGACGAGACATTGTCGACATTGAGGTACGCTAATCGCGCCAAGAACATATACAACGAACCACATGTAAACGAAGATCCCAAAGACACGATGCTGCGCCAGTATCAAGAACAAATAAAGAAACTAAAAGAACTGCTGGAAGCTTCCACTGCTCAGTTGCCTTCGAGCAACGGCCAGAACGATATTTCCGAAAAAGAAAAATTGCGACTGGAGTATCAAGATGAAATGATCAAACTAAGGGAAAAATACCAAGAAGAATACAATTCTAAGTGTCAGATGCAAGCAGATTTGAAAACGTTGAAAGAGAAGTATGACAAAAACTTGGCAAAGATCTCGAACCAA aATGAAAATAGTTGTAGGACTTCATCCCCGCAGCAGATAGTGGAAAAAGCGTTGAAGAGCAATCGAGTAGAATTAAACTCATCACAACAGGAAATATTGAAAAG GTTGAAGAAACTGCAAGAGAGTATGGTTGGCGGTGAGCGAGTCAACGACAAAGAGCTCCAGGAACGTCGATTGCGCAAGAAAAAAGCAGCCGAGAGACGGTTGAATGCGTTAGCGAGGGCGCTGGCCACCGTCGAGACCGAAGATGGACCGAACTTGGTGTTGGGCGTGTACGACGATATACAAGAAGAGCTGAGGGCCAAGAACGAGGCGTTAAAGAAGTATAGGCAAAAA CTGAAAGCGTCGGACAGAGAGGTGGCGGATATCCAAAGCGAATTTGAAAACGAGCGGACGGATTATTTAGAAACAATTAGAAAACAAGAGCGACAGATCAAACTGCAGAGTCAAATCTTAGAAAAAATCGTGCCAACGCTATCGAAAGAATGCAATTATAG CAACTTGGAGAGGTTGAAAGAAGACGCCGAATGGGAGGACGACACGCAGAGTTGGATACTGCCGGAGCTGACGAGGATAAAACTGCCTCCGGCTTCGG gcacGTTAACACAACCCGCCAACAGTTCGGCGGCATTTAGCACGTTCGAAAACGGCCGGAGGAAGATGTCGCTGGGCATATTCAACACGCTGGCCGGTCTATCGTTCGACAAATCCTCCAGTTCGGACAGCAGTCGTCGGTCGTCGTCACCGGATGTACCAATCATTTACGATCAG AAGTATCAGAAATCGACAGAAGACGATTTTGCCGGCAATTACTTTAAACCAAAACGAGCTACTGAGTTGCTGATACAGTCCCACGGAGAGTCTGGTCGACCGTTTCATAAATGGAAAG gaCACAGACGCATATCACcagaaaatatagttaaaaagcCGACGAAATTAGAATCTCTCCTTCCGGTTATTGGTGACCGAAAACTACAAAAGAACACCTTggacagaatttaa